One Halomonas sp. THAF5a genomic region harbors:
- the hisG gene encoding ATP phosphoribosyltransferase produces the protein MSKQLILALSKGRILDETLPLLADAGITPAEDLGKSRKLLFDTNLPDVKLVVIRATDVPTYVQLGAADLGVAGKDVLLEHGVEGLYEPLDLEIARCKLMTAGITGAEPARARRRVATKFVNVARRYYAEQGIQAEVIKLYGAMELAPLMNLADEIVDIVDTGNTLRANGMEPRELIAPISTRLVVNKAAMTMKHARLKPLLARLQEAVAARRHDATLTAS, from the coding sequence ATGAGCAAGCAACTGATCCTGGCCCTCTCCAAGGGCCGCATTCTCGACGAGACCCTGCCGCTGCTGGCCGATGCCGGCATCACCCCGGCCGAGGACCTGGGCAAGAGCCGCAAGCTGCTCTTCGACACCAACCTGCCGGACGTCAAGCTGGTGGTGATCCGGGCCACCGACGTGCCGACCTATGTGCAGCTGGGTGCGGCGGACCTCGGCGTGGCGGGCAAGGACGTGCTGCTCGAACACGGCGTCGAGGGCCTCTACGAGCCGCTCGACCTGGAGATCGCCCGCTGCAAGCTGATGACCGCCGGCATCACCGGCGCCGAGCCGGCCCGGGCGCGGCGCCGGGTGGCCACCAAGTTCGTCAACGTGGCGCGGCGCTACTATGCCGAGCAGGGCATCCAGGCCGAGGTGATCAAGCTCTACGGCGCCATGGAGCTCGCCCCGCTGATGAACCTGGCCGACGAGATCGTCGACATCGTCGATACCGGCAACACCCTGCGGGCCAACGGCATGGAGCCCCGCGAACTGATCGCCCCGATCAGTACCCGGCTGGTGGTCAACAAGGCCGCGATGACCATGAAGCACGCCCGGCTCAAGCCGCTGCTCGCCCGCCTCCAGGAGGCCGTGGCGGCGCGGCGCCACGACGCGACCCTGACGGCCTCCTAG
- the murA gene encoding UDP-N-acetylglucosamine 1-carboxyvinyltransferase — MDKLIITGNGPVDGEVWVSGAKNAALPILCATLLADEPVTIGNLPHLQDITTTLELLGHMGVQPVMGDKMCIQLDGSQVTDCHAPYELVKKMRASILVLGPLLAHFGHADVSLPGGCAIGSRPVDLHIHGLQAMGAEISVEGGYIRARVDGRLHGATIFFDTVTVTGTENLLMAATLAEGTTVLENAAKEPEVVDLAECLIKMGANIRGHGTDTIVIEGVERLHGAYHDVMPDRIETGTFLVAAALSRGRVKVRRTRADILDAVLAKLEEAGAVITHGDDWIALDMQGRRPKAVNLRTAPYPAFPTDMQAQFVAMNAVAEGTARVVETIFENRFMHVQELNRMGADIALEGNTAVITGVEALSGAPVMATDLRASASLVIAAMMAEGETLVDRIYHIDRGYECIEEKLQLLGARIRRVPG, encoded by the coding sequence ATGGACAAGCTGATCATTACCGGCAACGGCCCCGTCGACGGCGAGGTCTGGGTCAGCGGCGCCAAGAACGCCGCCCTGCCGATCCTCTGCGCGACCCTGCTGGCCGACGAGCCGGTGACCATCGGCAACCTGCCGCACCTGCAGGACATCACCACCACCCTGGAGCTGCTCGGCCACATGGGCGTGCAGCCGGTGATGGGTGACAAGATGTGCATCCAGCTCGACGGCTCCCAGGTGACCGACTGTCACGCTCCCTATGAGCTGGTCAAGAAGATGCGCGCCTCGATCCTGGTGCTCGGGCCGCTGCTGGCCCACTTCGGCCACGCCGACGTCTCGCTGCCCGGCGGCTGCGCCATCGGCTCGCGCCCGGTGGACCTGCACATCCACGGCCTGCAGGCCATGGGGGCCGAGATCAGCGTCGAGGGCGGCTACATCCGTGCCCGGGTCGACGGCCGGCTGCACGGCGCGACCATCTTCTTCGATACGGTCACCGTGACCGGCACCGAGAACCTGCTGATGGCGGCCACCCTGGCCGAGGGCACCACGGTGCTCGAGAACGCGGCCAAGGAGCCCGAGGTGGTCGACCTCGCCGAGTGCCTGATCAAGATGGGTGCGAACATCCGCGGCCACGGCACCGACACCATCGTCATCGAGGGCGTCGAGCGCCTGCACGGCGCCTACCATGACGTGATGCCGGATCGCATCGAGACGGGCACCTTCCTGGTCGCCGCGGCGCTCTCCCGCGGCCGGGTCAAGGTTCGCCGCACCCGTGCCGACATCCTCGACGCGGTGCTGGCCAAGCTCGAGGAGGCCGGCGCCGTCATCACCCACGGCGACGACTGGATCGCGCTCGACATGCAGGGGCGCCGGCCGAAGGCGGTCAACCTGCGTACGGCGCCCTATCCGGCCTTTCCCACCGACATGCAGGCCCAGTTCGTGGCCATGAATGCCGTCGCCGAGGGCACCGCCCGGGTGGTCGAGACCATCTTCGAGAATCGCTTCATGCACGTGCAGGAGCTCAACCGCATGGGCGCCGACATCGCCCTGGAGGGCAACACGGCGGTGATCACCGGCGTGGAGGCGCTCTCCGGCGCGCCGGTGATGGCCACCGATCTGCGCGCCTCGGCCTCGCTGGTGATCGCGGCGATGATGGCCGAGGGCGAGACCCTGGTCGACCGCATCTACCACATCGACCGGGGCTACGAGTGCATCGAGGAAAAACTGCAGCTGCTGGGCGCGCGCATACGGCGCGTGCCCGGCTGA
- a CDS encoding BolA family protein, with protein sequence MQPSDVKALLENRLDGCEFHIQGEGCNFQVIAVGEVFAGLSPVKRQQMIYGALTEEIASGALHAVSIKTYTPQQWQAATDQQGA encoded by the coding sequence ATGCAACCCAGTGACGTCAAGGCGCTGCTCGAGAACCGACTCGACGGCTGCGAGTTTCACATTCAGGGCGAAGGCTGCAATTTCCAGGTCATCGCCGTGGGCGAGGTCTTCGCGGGGCTCTCGCCGGTCAAGCGCCAGCAGATGATCTACGGCGCGCTGACCGAGGAGATCGCCTCCGGCGCCCTGCACGCGGTGAGCATCAAGACCTACACGCCGCAGCAGTGGCAGGCCGCCACCGACCAGCAGGGGGCCTGA
- a CDS encoding lipid asymmetry maintenance protein MlaB: MNVLLERHGSRLEADGRRLAVTGEVGFGVAAALSRAGRDWLAARPAGSEVIFDLSGVGRVSSAALSVLLEWTRRARRAGVEVACVRLSPPLARLTRVAGLDTLLPLGDVESA, encoded by the coding sequence ATGAACGTGCTGCTCGAGCGCCACGGCTCTCGCCTGGAGGCCGATGGGCGGCGCCTGGCGGTCACCGGGGAGGTCGGCTTCGGGGTGGCCGCGGCGCTGTCCCGGGCCGGCCGCGACTGGCTGGCGGCCCGGCCGGCGGGCAGCGAGGTGATCTTCGACCTGAGCGGGGTCGGCCGCGTCAGCAGCGCCGCGCTCAGCGTGCTGCTGGAGTGGACCCGCCGGGCGCGCCGGGCGGGCGTGGAGGTCGCCTGCGTGCGGCTCTCGCCGCCGCTTGCGCGCCTGACCCGGGTCGCCGGGCTCGACACCCTGCTGCCCCTGGGGGACGTCGAGTCCGCCTGA